In Archocentrus centrarchus isolate MPI-CPG fArcCen1 chromosome 22, fArcCen1, whole genome shotgun sequence, one DNA window encodes the following:
- the LOC115772382 gene encoding heterogeneous nuclear ribonucleoprotein Q-like isoform X2 — protein MKTYRQREKQGTKVSDTNKGPDEAKIKALLERTGYTLDVTTGQRKYGGPPPDSAHSGAQPTIGTEIFVGKIPRDLFEDELVPLFEKAGPIWDLRLMMDPLSGLNRGYAFVTFCTKEAAQQAVKLCNNNEIRPGKHIGVCISVANNRLFVGSIPKSKTKEQIVEEFAKVTEGLNDVILYHQPDDKKKNRGFCFLEYEDHKTAAQARRRLMSGKVKVWGNLVTVEWADPIEDPDPEVMAKVKVLFVRNLASTVTEEILEKTFSQYGKLERVKKLKDYAFIHFEERESAVKALADLNGKDLEGEHIEIVFAKPPDQKRKERKAQRQAAKTQMYDEYYYYGPPHMPPPTRGRGRGGRGGYSYPPDYYGYEDYYDYYGYNYHNYRGGYDDPYYGYEDFQVSGRGRGARGGVRGNANQTRGRGAVTPRGRVGFSQRGGLGTIRAGKRGRGRS, from the exons gCTTTGCTAGAGAGGACTGGCTATACACTTGATGTGACGACAGGACAGAGGAAGTATGGTGGTCCCCCACCAGACTCTGCCCACTCAGGGGCACAACCCACCATCGGTACAGAG ATTTTTGTAGGAAAAATCCCCAGAGATCTTTTTGAGGATGAGCTGGTTCCACTGTTCGAGAAAGCTGGCCCCATATGGGACTTGCGCCTGATGATGGATCCCCTCAGTGGCCTGAACAGAGGCTATGCCTTTGTCACTTTCTGCACTAAAGAAGCTGCACAGCAGGCTGTCAAATTG TGCAACAACAATGAAATTCGACCAGGCAAACACATCGGTGTGTGCATCTCTGTGGCCAATAATAGACTGTTTGTTGGCTCCATCCCCAAGAGTAAAACGAAAGAGCAGATTGTTGAAGAATTTGCAAAAGTAACAG AGGGTCTAAATGATGTCATATTGTACCACCAGCCAGATGACAAGAAAAAGAATCGGGGCTTTTGCTTCCTTGAGTATGAAGACCACAAGACAGCAGCTCAGGCCCGCCGCCGACTAATGAGTGGCAAGGTCAAAGTCTGGGGAAATTTGGTTACAGTGGAGTGGGCTGATCCCATTGAGGACCCAGACCCAGAAGTCATGGCCAAG GTCAAGGTGCTGTTTGTCAGAAACTTGGCGAGCACTGTTACAGAAGAGATACTTGAAAAGACCTTTAGCCAGTATGGCAAGCTGGAGCGAGTGAAGAAGTTGAAAGACTACGCCTTTATCCATTTTGAGGAAAGAGAGAGTGCTGTGAAG GCTTTGGCTGATCTTAACGGCAAAGACCTTGAAGGAGAGCATATTGAAATTGTCTTTGCCAAGCCCCCTGACCAGAAGAGGAAAGAACGCAAAGCCCAGAGACAAGCCGCTAAAACACAAAT GTATGATGAATACTATTATTACGGGCCCCCTCACATGCCACCACCAACAAGAGGCAGAGGACGAGGCGGTCGGGGAGGTTATTCTTATCCTCCTGATTATTACGGCTATGAAGACTATTATGATTACTATGGATATAATTACCACAACTACCGGGGCGGCTACGATGACCCATACTATGGCTATGAGGACTTCCAAGTGTctgggagaggaagaggagcaagGGGAGGAGTCCGTGGCAATGCCAATCAGACCAGGGGCCGCGGTGCTGTCACACCGAGGGGACGAGTTGGCTTCTCCCAACGAGGAGGCCTCGGAACAATCAGAG CAGGGAAAAGGGGCCGAGGGCGGTCCTGA